A single Bacteroidales bacterium DNA region contains:
- a CDS encoding PspC domain-containing protein, producing MKKTTQIHIGGRHFFIDEDAFQKLNLYLESLKRHFAGEGESGSEVVDDIEQRIAELLESKITQGKQAVNLSDVNEAISTLGNVEDFVFNDDRPDQQEIYTNRRDYRRFYRDPDNYYIGGVAGGMGEYFDIDPMWIRLAFVLLFFAKGAGLLIYLILWIVVPKARTTAEKLQMRGKPVNLSTIKETVNEEYEKVRTYQTTGPDSGERTRNAVENIFRALGLVVVAIFKFIVAFIGVIFLVIGSIFLAGLIMAIFGFTGFFGHAWNGVYVPDAINFFANSGYYYAAVIALIVLVLIPIIALIYGGVKILFNIKTKHPVLRAFLLTSWILALILFGTVLIVNIPNSPIEASGSNSSVIEPEKYPYLVINVNDNLEDRSVTHYRVMGMRFNYSRWDEALYDDASLNIERSPDKQFHLTVQKKIKNAQFNDSEDFLDEVRYNWDVKDSVLTLDKYFFTDDNDFWMFPRVDLILKVPEGQKIKFNRDACEMLTMDERQKYCEEVPPGKKWMMSPEGALIATE from the coding sequence ATGAAAAAAACAACTCAGATTCATATTGGCGGAAGGCACTTTTTTATCGATGAGGATGCCTTTCAGAAACTTAACCTTTACCTTGAGTCACTTAAACGGCATTTCGCCGGTGAAGGGGAATCAGGCAGTGAAGTGGTTGATGATATTGAGCAGCGAATTGCCGAACTCCTTGAGAGCAAAATTACACAGGGAAAGCAGGCTGTTAACCTCAGTGATGTGAATGAGGCTATTTCAACCCTTGGAAATGTAGAGGATTTTGTTTTCAATGATGATCGTCCGGATCAGCAGGAAATTTACACAAACCGCAGGGATTACAGGCGCTTTTACCGCGATCCGGACAACTATTATATTGGCGGTGTTGCCGGTGGCATGGGTGAATATTTCGACATCGATCCGATGTGGATAAGACTTGCCTTTGTTCTTCTGTTCTTTGCAAAGGGTGCAGGACTTCTGATTTATCTTATACTATGGATTGTGGTACCGAAAGCAAGGACAACGGCTGAAAAACTGCAAATGCGGGGCAAGCCGGTGAATCTTTCCACTATTAAGGAAACGGTAAATGAAGAATATGAAAAAGTAAGAACATACCAGACAACAGGTCCCGATTCAGGCGAAAGAACAAGAAACGCCGTTGAAAATATCTTCAGGGCCCTGGGATTAGTGGTTGTGGCTATTTTTAAATTTATTGTAGCTTTTATCGGTGTGATATTTCTTGTAATCGGTTCGATTTTTCTGGCCGGACTTATTATGGCCATATTCGGTTTCACCGGATTTTTCGGACATGCATGGAATGGAGTCTATGTACCTGATGCAATAAATTTCTTTGCCAACAGCGGGTACTATTATGCTGCTGTTATAGCACTCATTGTGCTGGTTCTCATTCCTATCATCGCTCTTATCTACGGTGGGGTTAAAATTTTATTCAATATTAAAACAAAACATCCCGTACTGAGAGCCTTTTTATTAACCTCGTGGATTCTGGCCCTCATCCTTTTCGGAACAGTTTTAATTGTAAATATACCCAACAGCCCCATAGAGGCTTCCGGGTCGAATTCCTCTGTTATTGAGCCGGAAAAGTATCCATACCTGGTAATCAATGTGAATGATAATCTTGAAGACAGAAGTGTAACTCATTATCGTGTAATGGGAATGCGCTTTAACTACAGCCGTTGGGATGAAGCTCTGTATGATGATGCCAGCCTTAACATTGAAAGATCCCCGGATAAACAATTTCACCTGACTGTTCAGAAAAAAATTAAAAATGCGCAATTCAATGATTCAGAGGATTTTTTGGATGAAGTCCGTTACAATTGGGATGTAAAAGATTCGGTTTTGACACTTGACAAGTATTTCTTCACCGATGACAATGACTTCTGGATGTTTCCACGGGTTGATCTTATCCTGAAGGTGCCTGAAGGCCAAAAGATTAAATTCAACCGGGATGCATGTGAAATGCTCACCATGGATGAAAGACAAAAATACTGTGAGGAAGTCCCACCTGGAAAGAAATGGATGATGTCTCCTGAAGGAGCGCTCATAGCAACAGAATAA
- a CDS encoding adenosine kinase: MKKILGIGNALVDIIYFLENDAFLENFELPKGSMQLVDAGKADQIEKAAGSLKKFMASGGSAANTIQGLARLGLTTAFIGTVGEDHFGNFFKDDMISAGIKPLLSIGTIGTGRAVSLVSPGGERTFGTYLGSAIELSAEIADPAIFGDYDHLHLEGYLVPNQPLVENALRIATNAGMTLSLDLASYNVVESNLEFLKRIIRMYKPVVFANEEEARAFSGYSEPGKALDYISQYTSTCIVKTGAKGSLIFHDGKNYSADVIKVKCLDTTGAGDLYAAGFIYGFVNHMSPDRCGRIGSLLAGKVIEEAGAKICENSWQFIGNALAEI, from the coding sequence ATGAAAAAAATTCTCGGCATCGGTAATGCGCTCGTTGATATCATTTACTTTCTTGAAAATGATGCGTTCCTTGAAAATTTCGAACTTCCTAAAGGAAGCATGCAGCTTGTGGATGCAGGTAAAGCTGATCAGATTGAAAAAGCTGCCGGATCTCTTAAAAAATTCATGGCATCCGGAGGCTCTGCTGCCAACACCATTCAAGGTCTGGCCAGGCTTGGGTTAACGACCGCTTTTATCGGCACAGTGGGTGAAGATCATTTTGGTAACTTTTTTAAAGACGATATGATTTCAGCAGGAATCAAACCGTTATTATCCATTGGTACCATTGGCACTGGCAGGGCGGTTTCGCTTGTTTCACCGGGAGGTGAGAGAACATTCGGCACTTACCTGGGCTCTGCCATTGAATTGTCGGCTGAAATTGCCGATCCTGCCATTTTTGGAGATTATGATCATTTGCACCTCGAAGGATATCTTGTTCCCAATCAACCTCTTGTAGAGAATGCCCTGCGGATAGCAACAAACGCCGGTATGACTCTGTCACTAGATTTGGCCAGTTATAACGTAGTTGAATCCAATCTTGAATTTCTGAAACGGATCATCCGAATGTATAAACCTGTTGTTTTTGCCAATGAGGAAGAAGCCAGGGCATTTTCAGGATATTCAGAGCCCGGGAAAGCTCTCGATTACATTTCACAATATACTTCAACCTGTATTGTAAAAACAGGAGCCAAAGGCTCACTGATCTTTCATGATGGTAAAAATTACAGTGCTGATGTCATTAAGGTAAAATGCCTCGATACCACCGGGGCAGGAGATCTGTATGCGGCCGGATTTATTTATGGGTTTGTTAACCATATGAGTCCCGACCGGTGCGGCCGGATAGGCTCACTGCTTGCAGGTAAGGTAATAGAAGAAGCAGGCGCTAAAATTTGTGAAAACTCGTGGCAGTTTATCGGAAATGCGCTTGCTGAAATTTAA
- a CDS encoding DMT family transporter encodes MHKSYRGILYAIITAVLWGVLAIVLKISLNQLTPVDITWFRFFLAFVCLAAYYYFKKPTYLRILKKPPLLLVISTLCLATNYYGFIEGVHLTTPSVAQVFIQLGPVLLAVSGFALFKEKVNWRQIAGLTLVVLGLVIFYREQLHGIVTGKDSWQIGVLWVLIAAVTWAVYSVLLKILVLKHPPMQLNLVIFGLPVALYLPFVHFSHFTGIGFSGWMILLFLGLNTLFAYGLLALAIQYIEANKISVILVLNPLLTFAIMALLGTLGVTWIRAEHYTLLTIAGALVVLGGAILTILKKTRYPKAWISTNDH; translated from the coding sequence ATGCACAAATCGTACAGGGGAATTCTCTATGCCATAATTACAGCCGTATTATGGGGTGTGCTGGCTATTGTTCTTAAAATTTCCCTGAATCAGCTCACGCCGGTTGATATAACCTGGTTCCGGTTTTTTCTTGCCTTTGTTTGCCTGGCAGCCTATTATTACTTCAAAAAGCCAACTTACCTGCGAATCCTTAAAAAGCCTCCGCTGCTGCTCGTCATATCTACTTTATGCCTTGCTACAAATTATTATGGATTTATTGAAGGGGTTCATTTAACCACGCCCAGCGTGGCCCAGGTTTTTATTCAATTGGGACCTGTATTGCTGGCTGTATCCGGTTTCGCCCTTTTCAAAGAAAAGGTAAACTGGAGGCAAATAGCAGGACTTACGCTCGTAGTATTGGGGTTAGTTATTTTCTACCGGGAACAGCTTCATGGAATTGTTACAGGAAAAGATTCATGGCAAATCGGTGTATTATGGGTTCTTATTGCTGCGGTGACATGGGCTGTTTATTCGGTTCTGCTTAAAATTCTTGTCCTTAAACATCCTCCCATGCAGCTTAACCTTGTCATATTCGGTTTACCGGTTGCATTATACCTTCCATTTGTGCATTTCAGCCATTTCACAGGTATCGGGTTTTCAGGATGGATGATTTTGTTGTTCCTTGGACTGAATACATTGTTTGCCTATGGATTGCTTGCATTGGCCATCCAGTATATCGAAGCGAATAAAATCAGTGTTATTCTTGTTCTGAATCCCCTGCTGACCTTTGCTATCATGGCTTTGCTCGGCACCCTCGGGGTTACATGGATAAGGGCTGAACATTACACACTTCTTACAATAGCCGGAGCCCTCGTGGTTTTAGGCGGTGCCATTCTTACTATTCTCAAAAAAACACGATATCCAAAAGCATGGATATCAACAAATGATCATTAA
- a CDS encoding GH3 auxin-responsive promoter family protein: MPLLTSIINWLNVKRIHQMDLFRKYPAEVQQETLFKLVSKAEDTEWGKKFDYRSIKTIADFQQALPIQTYEEVKPFVDRLREGESNLLWPGEIKWFAKSSGTTNDKSKFIPVSNESLKDCHFKGARDVISIYYQNYPETRILTGKGLTLGGSHKIDNYNAQSYYGDLSAILIENQPFWTEFIRTPSQEVALLEKFEEKLEHIAGETVKENVTSIAGVPSWNLVMLKYMLEFTGKSNILEIWPNLELFMHGGVSFSPYREQFRKIIPSDNMHYQEAYNASEGFFAIQDVPSSNDMLLMLDYGIFFEFIPLEEVGKDNPKALTISQTEVNVDYALIISTNSGLWRYMIGDTIRFTSVFPHKIVISGRTKHFINVFGEEVIVDNADRALRIACDKTSAEISDYTAAPVFMSDEHQGAHEWVIEFENLPADLEYFTDLLDHALMSINSDYEAKRYRNLTLDKPRIHAVKNGSFYRWLQEKGKLGGQNKVPRLSNNRKYVEELLELQDRI, encoded by the coding sequence ATGCCACTTTTAACCTCCATTATCAACTGGCTCAATGTAAAAAGGATCCACCAGATGGACCTTTTCAGGAAATATCCTGCCGAAGTACAACAGGAGACTTTGTTTAAGCTGGTTTCAAAGGCGGAGGACACCGAATGGGGTAAAAAATTCGATTACCGGTCGATCAAAACAATAGCAGATTTTCAGCAGGCACTTCCGATCCAAACGTATGAGGAGGTTAAACCTTTTGTTGACCGGCTCAGGGAAGGGGAGAGCAACCTGTTGTGGCCCGGTGAAATTAAATGGTTCGCCAAATCCTCAGGTACAACCAACGATAAAAGCAAATTCATTCCGGTTAGCAACGAGTCACTCAAAGATTGCCATTTTAAAGGCGCCCGCGACGTCATCTCAATATATTATCAGAATTACCCTGAAACCCGTATTTTAACCGGTAAAGGATTAACCCTCGGCGGAAGCCATAAAATTGATAATTACAATGCGCAATCATATTATGGCGACCTTTCTGCTATTCTTATCGAGAATCAGCCGTTCTGGACTGAATTTATCAGAACACCGAGCCAGGAAGTAGCATTGCTTGAAAAATTTGAAGAAAAGCTGGAGCATATTGCCGGGGAGACAGTAAAGGAAAATGTTACAAGCATTGCAGGTGTCCCTTCATGGAACCTGGTTATGCTTAAATATATGCTTGAATTTACTGGCAAAAGCAACATCCTTGAAATATGGCCTAATCTTGAACTGTTTATGCATGGTGGGGTGAGTTTTTCTCCTTATCGGGAACAGTTCAGAAAAATTATACCTTCTGACAACATGCATTACCAGGAAGCATACAATGCGTCGGAAGGATTTTTTGCCATTCAGGATGTGCCTTCGAGCAACGATATGCTTTTGATGCTTGACTACGGAATCTTTTTTGAATTTATCCCGCTGGAAGAAGTGGGAAAAGATAACCCAAAGGCCCTTACCATTTCACAGACTGAAGTCAATGTGGATTATGCCCTTATTATTTCCACCAATTCAGGACTGTGGCGTTACATGATAGGTGATACCATTCGCTTCACCTCAGTATTTCCCCATAAAATTGTTATTTCAGGAAGGACAAAACATTTCATTAACGTATTCGGTGAGGAGGTAATTGTAGATAATGCAGACAGGGCCCTGAGAATAGCATGCGATAAAACCTCTGCTGAAATCAGCGATTATACGGCTGCCCCCGTATTTATGAGCGATGAACACCAGGGCGCTCATGAATGGGTCATTGAATTTGAAAACTTACCGGCCGACCTTGAATATTTCACCGATCTGCTTGATCATGCTCTCATGTCGATCAATTCGGATTATGAGGCCAAACGATATCGCAACCTCACGCTGGATAAACCCAGGATACATGCCGTAAAAAATGGAAGTTTCTACAGGTGGCTCCAGGAAAAAGGAAAGTTGGGAGGGCAGAATAAGGTACCCAGGTTATCGAATAACCGGAAATATGTTGAAGAATTATTAGAATTACAGGATCGAATATAA
- a CDS encoding nucleotide pyrophosphohydrolase, which translates to MTIGEAQQKVDQWINEYGVRYFNELTNLALLMEETGELARIMARQFGEQSSKLGEAGKSLGDEMADILFVLICLANQTGVDLQTAFEKNIEKKTTRDQMRHRNNPKLGS; encoded by the coding sequence ATGACAATAGGCGAAGCTCAGCAAAAGGTTGATCAATGGATCAATGAATACGGAGTGAGGTATTTTAATGAACTCACCAACCTGGCTCTTTTAATGGAAGAGACTGGTGAACTGGCGAGGATTATGGCGCGGCAATTCGGCGAACAATCCTCCAAACTGGGCGAGGCCGGCAAAAGCCTGGGCGATGAAATGGCTGATATCCTGTTTGTACTGATTTGCCTGGCTAACCAAACAGGCGTTGACCTGCAAACTGCTTTTGAAAAAAATATCGAAAAAAAAACGACGCGAGATCAGATGAGGCATAGAAATAACCCGAAACTGGGTTCATAA
- a CDS encoding PspC domain-containing protein, producing the protein MKKTFSVNLGNRVYNIDDDAYLRLKDYLDNIESYFSDEKEREDIINDIELRLSELFSERLNVNRQVITLTDVDDAIKIMGDPREIGGEKGKSEPVYTAYTGRTRRRLFRDPDNRVLGGVCGGLGAFLDIDPVILRVILVILFFFFGAGLLVYLIMWIVVPEARTTAQKLEMRGDHVNASNIGNFVREEFDSVKKSFRRKR; encoded by the coding sequence ATGAAAAAGACTTTTTCGGTCAACCTGGGGAATCGGGTGTACAACATCGATGACGACGCTTACTTGCGACTGAAAGACTATCTCGACAATATAGAAAGTTATTTTTCAGACGAAAAAGAGCGTGAGGATATTATAAATGACATTGAGCTCCGTCTTTCGGAATTATTTTCTGAAAGACTGAATGTAAACAGGCAGGTTATCACACTTACCGACGTGGATGATGCCATTAAGATAATGGGTGATCCCCGTGAAATAGGAGGTGAAAAGGGAAAATCAGAGCCTGTATACACTGCCTACACTGGAAGAACAAGGCGCAGGTTATTCCGCGATCCTGACAACAGGGTATTAGGCGGAGTTTGTGGTGGCCTTGGTGCCTTCCTGGATATTGATCCTGTTATTCTCAGGGTAATCCTTGTGATCTTGTTTTTCTTCTTTGGAGCAGGCTTACTGGTTTACCTGATCATGTGGATTGTGGTGCCTGAGGCCAGGACTACAGCGCAAAAACTCGAAATGCGGGGAGACCATGTCAACGCCAGTAACATCGGAAATTTTGTACGTGAAGAATTCGATAGCGTTAAAAAGAGCTTCCGCAGAAAAAGATAA
- the dtd gene encoding D-aminoacyl-tRNA deacylase produces the protein MRAVIQRVSRASVTINSVTKSSVQKGLLVLLGIEEADTIEDVEWLSAKISKLRIFSDDNQLMNLSVLDVNGDILVVSQFTLHSSTKKGNRPSFIKAARPETAIPLYESFLRQISSDTGKDVLSGEFGADMKVELINDGPVTIIMDTKNKE, from the coding sequence ATGCGAGCGGTAATTCAGAGGGTCAGCCGGGCATCGGTGACAATCAACAGCGTTACAAAATCTTCTGTTCAGAAGGGCTTATTGGTTTTACTGGGAATCGAAGAAGCGGATACAATTGAAGATGTGGAATGGCTGTCTGCTAAGATATCAAAGCTGCGTATTTTCAGCGATGATAATCAATTAATGAACCTGTCGGTTCTTGATGTTAACGGAGACATCCTTGTTGTCAGTCAGTTTACCCTTCACTCCAGTACAAAAAAGGGCAACCGGCCCTCATTTATTAAAGCCGCCCGACCTGAAACCGCTATCCCATTATATGAATCTTTTCTCAGGCAGATCTCATCAGATACCGGCAAGGATGTATTGTCAGGTGAATTCGGCGCTGATATGAAAGTGGAATTGATCAATGACGGTCCCGTTACAATAATAATGGATACAAAAAATAAGGAATAA
- a CDS encoding uroporphyrinogen-III synthase: MKIKRILVSQPRPESDKSPYFELAEKNNVKIDFRPFSHVEGIPCKDFRKQRIDILAHTAVIFNSKTAIDHFFRICGELRIIVPDTMKYFCISESVAFYLQKYIIYRKRKIFFGAGTINDLVEVVKRHGEEKYLLPFSDLPHEELTELLDKNGIKYERAILYHNVSCDLTDFSVINYDLLVFFSPSGIKSLMKNFPEFQQNDIRIGSFGTATAKAVVDAGLRLDLQAPRPEAPSMIMALDMYIREQNKNCKK; the protein is encoded by the coding sequence ATGAAGATAAAGAGGATTCTCGTATCTCAGCCCCGGCCCGAATCAGATAAGTCCCCTTACTTTGAGCTGGCTGAGAAGAATAATGTAAAAATCGATTTTCGTCCCTTCAGTCATGTAGAAGGGATACCTTGCAAAGATTTCCGGAAACAGCGTATTGACATTCTTGCCCATACGGCTGTGATCTTTAACAGCAAAACGGCTATTGATCATTTCTTCCGGATTTGCGGTGAACTACGGATCATTGTTCCCGACACAATGAAGTATTTCTGTATTTCAGAATCAGTTGCCTTTTATCTTCAGAAATACATCATTTACAGGAAACGTAAAATTTTCTTCGGTGCAGGGACAATCAATGACCTGGTTGAGGTAGTAAAGCGCCATGGTGAAGAAAAATACCTGCTGCCTTTTTCTGACCTGCCGCATGAAGAATTAACCGAATTGCTGGATAAGAACGGTATAAAGTATGAAAGAGCGATTCTTTATCATAATGTAAGCTGTGATTTAACCGACTTTTCAGTGATCAATTATGATCTTCTTGTATTCTTCAGTCCTTCAGGCATTAAATCGCTTATGAAGAATTTTCCTGAATTTCAGCAAAACGATATACGCATAGGATCATTCGGTACAGCTACAGCAAAAGCCGTGGTTGATGCAGGATTACGGCTTGATCTGCAGGCACCCCGTCCCGAGGCACCTTCTATGATCATGGCATTGGATATGTATATCCGGGAGCAGAATAAAAACTGCAAAAAATAA
- a CDS encoding deoxynucleoside kinase, translating into MSMHIAVAGNIGSGKTTLTGLLSKHFGWDAHYEDIDDNPYLNDFYNDMQRWSFNLQIYFLNTRFNQILSFRRSGKTLVQDRTIYEDAYIFAPNLHAMGLMSTRDFENYFTLFNMLGSLIQPPDLVIYLRASVPTLVKQIQKRGRKYEDNIRLDYLKRLNERYEAWIESYKLGKMLIVDVDTNNFIDKPEDMSVVIDKVSASIHGLF; encoded by the coding sequence ATGAGCATGCATATCGCAGTAGCAGGTAACATCGGCTCAGGCAAAACTACGCTGACCGGACTTTTATCCAAGCATTTTGGCTGGGACGCCCATTACGAAGACATTGATGACAATCCTTACCTGAACGATTTTTACAATGACATGCAGCGTTGGTCTTTCAACCTGCAGATTTACTTTTTGAATACAAGGTTTAACCAGATCCTTTCCTTCAGGAGATCAGGAAAAACCCTTGTACAGGATCGCACCATTTATGAGGATGCTTATATATTCGCACCCAACCTGCATGCGATGGGCCTTATGTCCACACGCGATTTTGAAAATTATTTCACACTTTTCAACATGCTGGGTTCGTTGATTCAGCCGCCTGACCTTGTCATTTACCTTCGTGCCTCTGTACCTACTCTTGTGAAGCAAATACAGAAGCGGGGCAGAAAATATGAGGATAATATAAGGCTTGATTACCTTAAGCGATTAAATGAACGCTACGAGGCCTGGATTGAATCGTACAAACTGGGAAAAATGCTGATTGTGGATGTCGACACCAATAACTTTATCGATAAACCTGAGGATATGAGTGTCGTAATTGATAAAGTGAGTGCTTCAATCCACGGCCTGTTTTAA
- a CDS encoding OsmC family protein, whose translation MLVSATLSNIHRENEVTVSSGESKKKIIIPSKPLGKGSSVTGGELLFLALATCFCNDIYREAARREMEISAVEVIVRGEFGREGEPASNIMYEAKVQSPGSTYDEIASLIRDVDRIAEVHNTLRQSTHISLRIPEPAPTQIY comes from the coding sequence ATGTTGGTTTCTGCAACCTTATCGAATATTCATCGTGAGAATGAAGTTACAGTAAGCTCAGGCGAGAGCAAAAAAAAGATAATAATTCCGAGTAAGCCTTTGGGTAAAGGATCATCTGTTACAGGCGGGGAACTTTTGTTCCTTGCTTTGGCTACCTGTTTCTGCAACGATATATATCGTGAAGCGGCTCGCCGGGAAATGGAGATCAGTGCAGTTGAAGTGATTGTCAGAGGTGAGTTTGGAAGGGAAGGCGAGCCTGCTTCCAATATTATGTACGAAGCAAAGGTACAGTCGCCCGGAAGTACATATGATGAAATTGCCTCACTGATCAGGGATGTGGACAGAATTGCAGAAGTGCATAACACGTTAAGACAAAGCACTCATATTTCACTGCGTATTCCGGAACCTGCCCCCACACAAATTTATTAA
- a CDS encoding DUF4271 domain-containing protein — MHFSAVMRMIPVNYHSAFQDTIITRQAVTDTTHSTAQTTATITRHFKRPLPEKPEAVITKIPFDHQDVIDSGWNSSDFLNENGISGIVSGLSRGNTTVTTHTGTAQPESIKPAERKLYTYDWLLGIFLFLVLLFVWIRIFYNKFFSSLGSALSSFQLSSKLFEEKNVLHQRVSIVLDFIYITVFSVFLFEYIEYTGDARAGMTGMRLFLLLLNIVLLYTISRVVVLRLTGSLFMSRRLFAEYMHNTFVVNKGMGIVLFPVIIMAQYLPFKIIPVVFILGIIVFIAAFLLKTLRAYQIIMRRDILLFYLILYLCTLEILPLLLGYKFATSLIQSN, encoded by the coding sequence GTGCACTTTTCAGCAGTTATGCGTATGATTCCGGTTAATTATCATTCCGCTTTTCAGGATACAATTATAACAAGGCAGGCAGTAACAGATACTACTCATTCTACCGCCCAAACAACCGCCACCATAACCCGGCATTTTAAACGGCCGTTACCGGAAAAACCGGAAGCGGTTATTACGAAAATCCCCTTTGACCACCAGGATGTGATTGACAGCGGGTGGAATTCTTCGGATTTCCTGAATGAGAATGGTATTTCTGGGATTGTTTCGGGACTTTCCCGCGGGAATACAACCGTGACGACACATACAGGCACTGCTCAGCCTGAATCAATCAAACCGGCAGAAAGAAAACTATACACATACGACTGGCTTCTTGGAATTTTTCTTTTCCTTGTTTTACTCTTTGTCTGGATCCGCATATTTTACAATAAGTTCTTTTCTTCGCTGGGCAGTGCCCTGTCGAGCTTCCAACTGTCCTCAAAACTATTCGAAGAAAAAAATGTACTTCATCAGCGTGTTTCCATTGTGCTCGATTTTATTTATATAACGGTATTCTCGGTCTTCCTATTTGAATATATCGAATATACAGGGGACGCCAGGGCGGGCATGACAGGCATGCGGTTATTCCTGCTTTTACTGAATATCGTTCTGTTATATACAATAAGCCGTGTAGTTGTTTTACGCCTCACCGGTTCATTGTTTATGTCAAGAAGGCTGTTCGCTGAATACATGCACAACACATTTGTTGTAAACAAGGGTATGGGAATTGTTTTATTTCCGGTTATTATTATGGCTCAGTATCTGCCTTTTAAGATCATACCCGTTGTCTTCATCCTGGGTATTATAGTGTTCATTGCTGCATTTCTTCTCAAAACACTCAGGGCCTATCAAATAATAATGCGAAGGGATATTTTATTATTCTATTTGATTTTGTACCTTTGTACGCTTGAAATTTTGCCCCTTCTTCTTGGGTATAAATTTGCTACATCATTGATACAGAGTAATTAA
- a CDS encoding PadR family transcriptional regulator has protein sequence MENAKAQMRKGVLEFCILSILSKNDAYATDILNALKESELIVVEGTLYPLLSRQKNAGLLSYRWEESTQGPPRKYYALTDKGRETLSELQISWNQLIQAVDSITGK, from the coding sequence ATGGAAAATGCAAAAGCCCAAATGAGAAAGGGAGTACTTGAATTCTGTATTCTTTCCATTCTCTCAAAGAATGATGCCTATGCAACGGATATTCTGAATGCCCTTAAGGAATCTGAATTGATCGTTGTGGAAGGTACTCTTTACCCTCTTCTGTCAAGACAAAAAAATGCAGGGTTGCTGAGTTACCGTTGGGAAGAATCCACACAGGGACCTCCCAGGAAATACTATGCCCTTACGGATAAAGGAAGGGAAACTCTTTCTGAATTGCAGATAAGCTGGAACCAGCTTATCCAGGCAGTTGATTCAATAACCGGTAAATAA